ATTGAACCGTAAAAGCAGTTTCTTCTTTGCCTAAGACATTCTTAATTTGCACATCAATCTTAGGACCGTAAAAAGCAGCCTCATTAGGGGCTTCAAAAAATGGCGCTTTAGTTTTAACTAAAACTTCACGTAAAATTTGTTCCGCTTCTTTCCAAGCCTTAGAACCCTGCTGATCCCCTAGTGATAAGCGGTAGCGATAATCAATGCCTTTTTTCATCCCTAAAGTTTTATTAACATAATCGATTAAATCGAGCACGGAAATTATTTCGGCTTTAGCTTGTTTTTTAGTCACCATAATATGAGCATCAGCTAAACAAAAAGTGCGAACTCTCATTAAGCCGGTTAGCTCGCCGCTTTTTTCATAACGGAACTGAGGAGAAAGTTCAGCAAATCTGACCGGTAAATCTTTATAGCTACGCGGTTTTGATTTATAGAGCATAAAGTGATGAGGACAGGTCATCGGCCGCAAAATTAATTCTTCTTCGTCAATTTTCATGGGGGGATACATCGTGTCTTTATAATAGGGGTAATGACCGGATTTTTTATAAAGATCAGTTTTAGCTAAGACAGGTGTGTAAACGTGTTGATAGCCGCGTTTAATTTCTTCGTCAACAATAAAACGCTCCAGTTCTCGGCGAATAACTGAACCGTTTGGAGTTAATAAAGGCAAGCCTTTACCAATTAGATCAGAAAAGACAAAGAGATCGAGATTTTTCCCTAAGACGCGATGATCGCGCTTTTTGGCTTCTTCCAAAAGTTTCAGATACTCATCTAATTCTTTTTGGGAATAAAAAGCCGTGCCGTAAATCCGGGTTAACATTTTATTTTTCTCATCGCCGTGCCAGTAAGCACCGGCAACGGATAAAAGTTTGAAAGCTTTAATTTCACTGGTGGATTTAACGTGCGGGCCGGAGCAAAGATCAACAAATTTATTTCCAGTCCAGTAAACCGTCGGTTTATCAATTTCCTGAAGCCATTCCTGTTTGTACAGATTGTCATTAAATAAGTCTTTCGCTTCTTTTAGAGGTAAAGTTTTTTTAGCAATTGCCAGGTTGCGGGTAATAATAGACAACATTTCCGCCTCGATTTTAGGAAAATCAGCTTCGGATATTTTTTCCTCGCCTTTCCACTCAAAGTCCATATAAAAACCGTCATCAGTCGCCGGCCCCATCGCCGGGATGACTTTATCGCCATATAAATTAATCATGGCTTGATGAAGCACATGTTCAGCGGTATGGCGTAATGGATGTAAATCTTTTGGCATAATTGGCTGTGGACGATACAGGATTTGAACCTGTGGCCTCTACAATGTCAATGTAGCGCTCTAACCAGCTGAGCTAACCGTCCACTAGAAAATATTCTATCAGAAAATGAAAGGATAAAGAAGTTTATTTATCCAGCCTGGGTGGCGGCGGTGCGGTCGGCAGACAGCATAAAGCTAGTGCCGCCTTTGGTGACACCCTGCCAATAAGCGGACTTACATTGAGAGCGGTGATTATGCATTTGCAGCCAAGTTCTGGAATCGGCAATTTTCTTTTTGGCCAGTTTAATTAATTGAATTAAACGCTCAAAGAAATTTTTGTGATAAATTCCCGGATTAACGACAGCCTGAAAAGCGGCTTTATCCACTTCTTCGATTAAACCGATATGTTCTTTGGCTAATTCTTTAATCTGAATTTGCAGGGTGGCAATTTGGGTTTTGATTTCCTGTTTGTCCCGGGAAAAAATAACTTGCTCTTCCCGGCGGATAGCCTCAAAGTGCATTCTTTCCTGACTGCGAATTTTATTTTCCTGTTGATTTAGGAATTCTTCAAAGTTAAAACCGCCGTCTTGGATCCCCGCGGCAGGTTGGGTTTTCGATTGAGAACCACTGGCATCCTTAAAGGCCTCCAAAAAATTTTGGAATTTTGGACTACTCTTTTTCTTTTTTGATTGATCGCTAAGCGAATTCATTTTTTTGATCATTAGCGCCTTATGGCAGGCTTAATTTTAATTTGTCTATTTGGCGCGAATTATATCAAAGACCGATAAGATAGTCAATTGCCTGACGTTTTCTTAAGATTGAGCCAATATAGGCTCTTTGAGTGGGGGTATTCAGTTCTTTTTTGAGTTTTTCGTCACCGGCAGCAGAAATCATTTGATCAACTTCCTTGTCTTCGACTTTGAATTTTCGGTCTTCAGCGATAGCCTGTAAAATAAGTTCCAATTTTAAAGTATTGGTGGCAGTGGCTTGATATTCTTGCCTGATTTGAGCGACTGTTTTGTTATTGGAAACCGCATATTGATCTAGGTTCAAGCCCAATTTTTGAATTTGGTCTAAAAGACGGCTAAGCAAGCGGTCGCGTTCATCATTAATTAATAGGTCAGACAGATCAATTTTAGTTTCTTCAAGCAGGGCCTTGGAAATCAAATTCAGTTTTTGGGTTTGAGTTAATTCCTTGTCTTTTTTAGCGTCGATTTTACCCTTGTCAGGAGTCCAGAATTTGGCGGTAGCGAGGGCGCCATGACAGATTTTTTGATAATCCCCGAGTTTGATTTCAGGTAATTCACAGCTGGTGGCTTTAAACTGCCAGGGCTTATTCTCTTCAGCGGAGATAATAGTAATTTTGGGGCTAACGGCCGGTCTTAATTTATGTTCAGCGATAAGTTTGGCATAAGAAAGCGGCAGAAGTTGGTTAATGACTTCACCGTAAAGTTTGCCCTTATCGACGTTTTTTTCCACCAGGGTTTTGGGAGCTTTTCCTTGGCGAAAACCCTCGATTTTAACCTCTTTAACTAAATCGTTGAGAACTTTGTCGTAGGTAGTTTTAACTTCTTCCCAGGGAAGGGAGAATTCCAGCTCAAAGGTTTTTTTAGGAAGCCACGTCAGCTTGGTCATGGCAGGATTATATCATTCATATCTAATGGCTTCCAGAGGGGTTAAGTTGGCGGCCCGACGGGCGGGAAAGACGCCAAAAGTAATACCGATGGCGGAGGAAACAAAGAAAGCGAGAAGAACGGAAATCAAGTTGATGCTGGCAGGAAAAGCAGTGCGGACCATCAGAACAATCAGAGCGGCAAGAATTAAGCCGATGATGCCACCGAAAGCAGAGAGAATAACTGATTCAGATAAAAACTGAACCAGAATGTCTTTTTTAGTGGCGCCTAAGCCTCGGCGGATACCGATTTCTTTCGTCCGTTCCGTGACCGTAGCAAACATGATATTCATAATGCCAATGCCGCCGACTAAGAGAGAAATAGAAGCAATGGCAATTAAGACACTATTGATAATAGTAAAAATTTGATTAACCGTGGATAAGATTTCCGTCTGTTCGGTGACGGAAAAATCATCAGCTTTATAACGTTTTAATAAAACTGTTTTAGCTTTAGCTTTGACCAACTCAATTTTGGTTTTGTCATTAACGCCCAAATAAATAGTAAAGAAAGTTTTATTAGGGTTTAAGCCGGCAAAAGTAGTCCGGTACGGCATAATCACACTACTATCCATTTCCCGATCGCCTTTTTTTTCAGCCACGCCCACAACCGTAAAGCGAAGGCTATTTACTTTAACGGTTTTACCGACTGCTTTGTTGGGGTCGACAAAAAGTTGCTGAGCTAAAGTAAAGCCAAGAACGGCGATTTTCGCCCGGCTTTGATCATCTTTTTTGGTGAGTATCCGACCGCTGACAGGCTTGATATTCATTAAAGTAAACATGGATTCAGTAGTTCCTTGAACGTAACCCAAGCGTTTGATAGCGTTAGCCTCGACGGTAGAGCTTTTAAAGTACACGGGGACAACATAGTCGGCTTGGCTGTTTTTGACGAGATTAAGATAGTCTTTTTCGTCAAAATTAGCGCCGCCGGCAAAACCGGAACCAAAATTACCGCCGGCACCGGCGTCAGAATTAAACACGTTGCCGGGGAAAATAATAATCAGATTGGATCCGAGCCTTTCAAATTGTTGCTGGATGTAATTTTTTAAGCCTAAGCCCAAGGCAATCAAAAGCACGACGGATAAAACTCCGATCATGATACCAAGGGAAGTTAATAAAGTCCGGACTTTATTCCGTTGGAAATCGGCCAGAGCATCTTTAAATAAAGGGATTAGGTTTAAGTCGGTCATAGATATTTTTTGACGATAGTTCCATCGCGAATATAAACTCTTTTTTTAGCCCTTTGGGCAATGTCTGGTTCATGGGTGACCATGATAACAGTGGTGTTAAATTCCTGGTTTAGGTTTTCGATGAGTTTGATGATTTCGTTGCCGGTTTTAGTATCCAGGTTGCCGGTGGGTTCATCAGCCAAAATAATTTTTGGATTCATCATGACCGCCCGGGCGATGGCCACCCGCTGCTGCTGGCCGCCGGAAATTTTATTAGGAAAAAAATCCCGACGGTGAAGAATACCGAACTTTTTTAAGAGGGTTAATGCCCGGTTCAGCGGATTAAAATTAAGTTTTCCCTTATAGAATTTAGCGGGCAGAAGCACGTTTTCTAAAACCGTCAGTTTATTGATTAAATTAAATTGTTGAAAGACAAAACCGATCGTGGCATTTCTCAGATGGGAAAGGGCGTTATCGGAAAGATGACTAATATCTTGGTTGTTTAAGATAATTTGGCCGGAACTGGGAGTTTCTAAAAGACCGATTAAATACATTAAAGTGGATTTGCCGCTGCCGGACGAACCCCGGATACTGAGGTATTCTTTAGCTTTAATTTTTAAATTAATGTGACTGACGGCGTTAACGGCTTCAGTGCCTAAGTAGTAGGTTTTGCAAACGTT
Above is a window of Candidatus Beckwithbacteria bacterium DNA encoding:
- a CDS encoding DUF5660 domain-containing protein: MNSLSDQSKKKKSSPKFQNFLEAFKDASGSQSKTQPAAGIQDGGFNFEEFLNQQENKIRSQERMHFEAIRREEQVIFSRDKQEIKTQIATLQIQIKELAKEHIGLIEEVDKAAFQAVVNPGIYHKNFFERLIQLIKLAKKKIADSRTWLQMHNHRSQCKSAYWQGVTKGGTSFMLSADRTAATQAG
- a CDS encoding trigger factor, with product MTKLTWLPKKTFELEFSLPWEEVKTTYDKVLNDLVKEVKIEGFRQGKAPKTLVEKNVDKGKLYGEVINQLLPLSYAKLIAEHKLRPAVSPKITIISAEENKPWQFKATSCELPEIKLGDYQKICHGALATAKFWTPDKGKIDAKKDKELTQTQKLNLISKALLEETKIDLSDLLINDERDRLLSRLLDQIQKLGLNLDQYAVSNNKTVAQIRQEYQATATNTLKLELILQAIAEDRKFKVEDKEVDQMISAAGDEKLKKELNTPTQRAYIGSILRKRQAIDYLIGL
- a CDS encoding ABC transporter ATP-binding protein codes for the protein MAPIIELKNVCKTYYLGTEAVNAVSHINLKIKAKEYLSIRGSSGSGKSTLMYLIGLLETPSSGQIILNNQDISHLSDNALSHLRNATIGFVFQQFNLINKLTVLENVLLPAKFYKGKLNFNPLNRALTLLKKFGILHRRDFFPNKISGGQQQRVAIARAVMMNPKIILADEPTGNLDTKTGNEIIKLIENLNQEFNTTVIMVTHEPDIAQRAKKRVYIRDGTIVKKYL
- a CDS encoding ABC transporter permease, whose protein sequence is MTDLNLIPLFKDALADFQRNKVRTLLTSLGIMIGVLSVVLLIALGLGLKNYIQQQFERLGSNLIIIFPGNVFNSDAGAGGNFGSGFAGGANFDEKDYLNLVKNSQADYVVPVYFKSSTVEANAIKRLGYVQGTTESMFTLMNIKPVSGRILTKKDDQSRAKIAVLGFTLAQQLFVDPNKAVGKTVKVNSLRFTVVGVAEKKGDREMDSSVIMPYRTTFAGLNPNKTFFTIYLGVNDKTKIELVKAKAKTVLLKRYKADDFSVTEQTEILSTVNQIFTIINSVLIAIASISLLVGGIGIMNIMFATVTERTKEIGIRRGLGATKKDILVQFLSESVILSAFGGIIGLILAALIVLMVRTAFPASINLISVLLAFFVSSAIGITFGVFPARRAANLTPLEAIRYE
- the thrS gene encoding threonine--tRNA ligase, producing MPKDLHPLRHTAEHVLHQAMINLYGDKVIPAMGPATDDGFYMDFEWKGEEKISEADFPKIEAEMLSIITRNLAIAKKTLPLKEAKDLFNDNLYKQEWLQEIDKPTVYWTGNKFVDLCSGPHVKSTSEIKAFKLLSVAGAYWHGDEKNKMLTRIYGTAFYSQKELDEYLKLLEEAKKRDHRVLGKNLDLFVFSDLIGKGLPLLTPNGSVIRRELERFIVDEEIKRGYQHVYTPVLAKTDLYKKSGHYPYYKDTMYPPMKIDEEELILRPMTCPHHFMLYKSKPRSYKDLPVRFAELSPQFRYEKSGELTGLMRVRTFCLADAHIMVTKKQAKAEIISVLDLIDYVNKTLGMKKGIDYRYRLSLGDQQGSKAWKEAEQILREVLVKTKAPFFEAPNEAAFYGPKIDVQIKNVLGKEETAFTVQYDFVMPKRFQMTYINQDGKDEEPVVIHRSSLGAFERTMAFLIEHFGGNFPAWLTPVQVKILPITDKQNDYARKIINQLKANNIRAELDDRAESLGAKIRDAQQEKVSYMLIIGEKEVSNKTVSIRHRSGKDFGQMTIEKFTDKIQKEIKEKIIL